The Dasypus novemcinctus isolate mDasNov1 chromosome 12, mDasNov1.1.hap2, whole genome shotgun sequence genome includes a window with the following:
- the LOC101416978 gene encoding olfactory receptor 6C74-like, with amino-acid sequence MYFFLRDFSLLEISYTSTNIPKLLIIMLTGDRTISYNCCVIQLFFAFILGAPEFYLPAAMSYDCYVAICKPLHYTTIMSSKVCTQLSCWLAGFLIIFSPLIFSLKLDFCDSNKADDFYCDITPLLQISCSDKRLIETMGFISALVTLVVTLVMVITSYTYIALTILKFPSAQQRKKAFSTCSSHMIVISLSYGSCIFIYVKPTVQQKISFSKGISVLKTSAAPLLNPLTYTLKKQQVKIAFMHMLHRIISLPKKWTYCCIILRNKRSLK; translated from the coding sequence atgtattttttccttcggGATTTTTCCCTCTTAGAAATCTCTTATACTAGTACAAATATCCCTAAATTGCTGATTATTATGTTGACAGGAGACAGAACCATTTCCTACAACTGTTGTGTCATTCAGTTGTTTTTTGCCTTCATCCTTGGAGCCCCTGAGTTTTACCTGCCAGCAGCCATGTCCTATGACTGCTATGTTGCCATCTGTAAGCCCCTGCACTACACAACCATCATGAGCAGCAAAGTCTGCACACAGCTCAGTTGTTGGCTCGCTGGATTCCTTATCATCTTTTCACCACTCATCTTCAGTCTAAAGCTTGACTTCTGTGACTCAAACAAGGCTGATGATTTCTATTGTGACATTACTCCCCTCCTGCAGATCTCCTGCTCAGACAAAAGGCTCATCGAGACAATGGGTTTCATCTCAGCTTTGGTGACACTCGTGGTCACACTGGTAATGGTAATAACATCATACACCTACATTGCACTAACGATTTTAAAATTCCCTTCAGCTCAACAGAGGAAAAAGGCGTTTTCCACTTGTTCTTCCCACATGATTGTCATCTCGCTCTCTTATGGCAGCTGCATTTTCATTTATGTTAAACCCACAGTTCaacaaaaaatttctttttccaaagGAATTTCAGTGCTCAAAACCTCAGCTGCCCCACTTTTGAATCCTCTAACCTACACCCTGAAGAAACAACAAGTGAAAATAGCTTTCATGCATATGTTACATAGAATTATCTCTTTGCCAAAGAAATGGACATATTGTTGCattatattaagaaataaaagaagtctCAAATAA